In Paenibacillus sp. G2S3, a single window of DNA contains:
- a CDS encoding PolC-type DNA polymerase III, whose product MEQNQERRKRFELLMKQGEIPPAIMDPYFLDGYIERVEISRENRDWQIVIAKESLVPAQVYRTFCLRMREKLQHIAKVSFLFVYDEKVSRAELVQEYWGLFLEWVTREIPSVNGWLTRSTQELKDDTLMLTMSDSTSMELARKKGIDGAIIKFYNKYFGLSLKVKVLMAENENNNVEAYEEFQQKLQQEQREIVEQMMTAVETEAPADDSDPNEVIKLQVGYEIKEQAVPILEIQDEEKKITIQGTIFGLDRKELRNGSTLFTFSLTDFTDSLQMKMFAKTKDDLKVMSQLANGKWVRARGKVEYDRFMQIPELVMIPSDLTEVKAPPARKDTAPKKRVEFHLHTTMSTMDAVTPITTYVKTAAQWGHPAIAISDHGGVQAFPDANHAAHKHKIKMIYGVEANVVNDSVNIVENAQPLDLKTATYVVFDIETTGLSITRNNITELAAIKMCEGKEVDRYSTFVNPHEKIPYHIQQLTNITDEMVKDAPDLEPVLRKFVEFVGDSILVAHNARFDMGFIQASLRKIGEPVLTNPSLDTLELARLLYPKMKNHRLNTLADKYKVLLESHHRAIDDTIALGGILTGLLADAEKMKGMTRLDRLNDYVGNDLSNTRPFHCNIYALNQVGKKNLYKLISMSHTEYFKRVPCIPKSKLEEHRDGLLVISGCERGEFFEAVLNKTTEEAMEVAHFYDVLEIQPLTMYMHLVDKGFVAGPDELRDVVRKVCEIGEQLNKPVIATGNVHYLEPRDKLYRDITINGITGFSPLKDQRKPDAHFRTTDEMLSEFEFLGAEKAMEVVITNTVELAERFEELELFPDKLFTPILEGADEEIRETCYNTAKSIYGEELPEVVIARLEKELAPIIKFGFSANYLISERLVKKSNKDGYLVGSRGSVGSSVVATFLGISEVNPLPAHYICLNPECRHSEWFLDGSVRSGFDLPDKVCPDCGEKLKGEGQDIPFETFLGFKGDKVPDIDLNFSGEYQPNAHNFTKEMFGEKNVFRAGTIGTVAEKTAFGFAKKYEELHQKRWRGAEVGRLAAGCTGVKRSTGQHPGGIVVVPDYMEVEDITPVQFPADDVNAEWKTTHFDYHAFDANLLKLDILGHDDPTMMRMLQDLTGVDPTSIPMNDPKVMSMFNSTDALGVRPDEIRSPVATYGVPEMGTKFVRQMLIESKPSSFADLLQISGLSHGTGVWLGNAQELIKNNTCNIKTVIGCRDDIMLFLIYKAGMDASLAFKITESVRKGKGLSDEWIEEMKKCKVPQWYIDSCLKIQYMFPKAHAAAYVISAVRTAYFKLYHPIEYYATYFSVRAADFDIELCCKGYEAINRQIVEIEQKGFQALPKEKAMLPVLEMALEMTARGFTFKNIDLYRSEANKFIVDDKSLIPPFSALAGIGENAAINIAAAKDAGEFLSIEDFQQKSKASKTVIELLTNMGCFRGLPESNQLSLF is encoded by the coding sequence ATGGAACAAAACCAGGAGAGAAGAAAAAGATTCGAGCTCTTGATGAAGCAAGGTGAAATTCCACCTGCAATCATGGATCCCTACTTTTTAGATGGATATATAGAACGAGTAGAGATCAGCCGCGAAAATCGAGACTGGCAAATTGTGATTGCGAAAGAAAGTCTGGTTCCAGCACAGGTCTACCGGACATTTTGTCTCAGAATGCGTGAGAAGCTGCAGCATATAGCCAAAGTAAGCTTTTTGTTCGTATATGATGAAAAAGTTAGTAGGGCAGAGCTAGTCCAAGAATATTGGGGATTGTTTCTGGAGTGGGTGACCCGCGAGATCCCTTCGGTTAACGGCTGGCTGACACGCTCTACCCAAGAGCTTAAAGATGACACATTAATGCTGACGATGAGTGACTCCACTTCTATGGAACTAGCTCGTAAAAAGGGCATCGATGGGGCAATTATTAAATTTTATAATAAGTATTTCGGACTCTCCTTAAAAGTTAAGGTGTTAATGGCGGAGAACGAAAATAATAATGTTGAAGCGTACGAAGAATTTCAGCAAAAGCTTCAGCAGGAACAACGGGAGATCGTTGAGCAGATGATGACTGCTGTAGAAACAGAAGCTCCTGCTGATGATAGCGATCCAAATGAAGTAATTAAGCTTCAGGTGGGATATGAAATTAAAGAACAAGCCGTGCCGATTCTTGAAATTCAAGATGAAGAGAAGAAAATTACCATTCAGGGTACCATTTTTGGCCTGGATCGTAAGGAACTTCGCAATGGCAGTACTTTGTTCACCTTCAGTCTGACTGATTTCACGGATTCTTTACAAATGAAGATGTTCGCTAAGACTAAAGATGATCTGAAGGTTATGAGTCAGCTTGCTAACGGTAAATGGGTAAGAGCACGCGGAAAAGTAGAATATGACCGTTTTATGCAAATTCCTGAGCTAGTGATGATCCCTTCGGATTTAACAGAAGTTAAGGCACCGCCTGCGCGTAAAGATACGGCTCCTAAGAAACGGGTGGAATTCCACCTTCACACTACGATGAGTACGATGGATGCGGTCACTCCGATCACTACCTATGTCAAAACAGCTGCCCAGTGGGGTCATCCAGCGATTGCTATTTCTGATCATGGCGGAGTTCAAGCTTTTCCTGATGCGAACCATGCAGCTCACAAGCATAAGATAAAAATGATTTATGGTGTAGAAGCCAATGTTGTGAATGACTCTGTGAATATTGTCGAGAATGCTCAGCCTTTGGACTTGAAGACAGCTACCTATGTAGTGTTTGATATAGAGACCACGGGGTTATCAATTACCCGCAATAATATTACGGAGCTCGCGGCCATTAAAATGTGCGAAGGTAAAGAAGTAGATCGTTATTCTACTTTTGTTAATCCGCATGAGAAGATCCCTTATCATATTCAGCAATTGACCAATATTACGGATGAAATGGTTAAGGATGCTCCTGATCTTGAGCCAGTGCTGCGTAAGTTTGTTGAATTTGTGGGTGACAGTATCCTTGTTGCTCATAACGCCAGATTTGATATGGGTTTTATTCAGGCCTCGTTACGTAAAATAGGTGAACCTGTGCTTACGAATCCGTCTCTTGATACGCTTGAGCTCGCACGGTTACTATATCCAAAAATGAAGAATCACAGGCTGAATACATTAGCCGATAAATATAAAGTTCTTCTGGAAAGCCATCACCGTGCGATTGACGATACCATAGCACTCGGCGGAATATTAACAGGATTGCTCGCAGATGCTGAAAAGATGAAGGGGATGACCCGCCTTGATCGACTAAACGATTATGTGGGTAATGATCTTTCAAACACAAGACCGTTTCACTGTAATATTTATGCACTTAATCAGGTGGGCAAAAAAAATCTCTACAAGCTCATTTCCATGTCACATACGGAATATTTCAAACGTGTACCTTGTATTCCGAAATCCAAGCTGGAAGAGCATAGAGATGGACTGCTCGTGATTTCCGGTTGTGAACGTGGAGAGTTTTTTGAAGCAGTACTCAACAAAACGACTGAGGAAGCTATGGAGGTTGCTCATTTTTATGATGTGCTGGAGATTCAGCCATTGACCATGTACATGCATTTGGTGGACAAGGGCTTTGTAGCAGGGCCTGATGAGCTTCGCGATGTAGTCCGCAAGGTTTGCGAAATAGGTGAACAGCTGAATAAACCAGTTATTGCAACGGGGAATGTGCATTATCTTGAACCCCGGGACAAGCTGTATCGTGATATTACGATTAATGGGATCACAGGCTTTAGTCCGCTTAAAGACCAACGCAAACCGGATGCACACTTCCGCACAACGGATGAAATGCTGTCTGAATTCGAATTTCTCGGTGCTGAAAAAGCGATGGAAGTCGTGATTACGAATACAGTTGAGCTGGCTGAACGTTTTGAAGAGCTGGAGTTATTTCCAGATAAGCTATTTACACCAATTCTTGAAGGGGCGGACGAAGAAATTCGCGAGACCTGTTATAATACTGCCAAATCCATTTATGGCGAAGAACTACCTGAGGTAGTTATTGCCCGTTTGGAGAAAGAGCTTGCACCGATTATTAAATTCGGGTTCTCTGCCAACTATTTGATTTCTGAACGTCTCGTTAAAAAATCAAATAAGGATGGGTATCTCGTAGGTTCGCGGGGTTCCGTAGGCTCTTCTGTAGTAGCTACATTTCTTGGAATTTCAGAAGTTAATCCTTTGCCTGCACATTATATTTGCCTCAACCCAGAGTGCCGGCATAGTGAATGGTTCCTGGATGGTAGTGTGCGAAGCGGATTCGATTTACCAGACAAAGTCTGTCCGGATTGCGGCGAGAAGCTCAAAGGTGAAGGCCAGGATATTCCGTTCGAGACCTTCCTTGGATTTAAAGGGGATAAAGTGCCCGATATTGACTTGAACTTCTCAGGGGAATATCAGCCGAATGCACATAACTTTACCAAAGAAATGTTTGGTGAGAAAAATGTATTCCGAGCCGGAACCATTGGTACGGTAGCTGAAAAGACAGCCTTCGGTTTTGCGAAAAAATATGAAGAACTGCACCAGAAACGTTGGCGTGGAGCTGAAGTTGGCCGTCTGGCAGCTGGCTGTACAGGCGTTAAACGCAGTACGGGACAGCATCCCGGCGGTATAGTCGTTGTTCCAGACTATATGGAGGTAGAAGATATTACGCCAGTGCAATTCCCAGCGGATGATGTCAATGCTGAGTGGAAGACCACACACTTTGATTATCACGCATTTGACGCGAATCTGCTGAAGCTTGATATTCTGGGTCATGATGATCCGACGATGATGCGGATGCTGCAGGATTTGACAGGTGTTGATCCAACCTCTATCCCGATGAATGATCCGAAAGTAATGAGCATGTTTAACTCTACAGATGCACTTGGAGTGAGACCTGACGAAATCAGATCACCGGTTGCGACATATGGTGTGCCCGAAATGGGTACCAAGTTCGTACGTCAAATGCTTATTGAGTCGAAACCGTCCAGCTTTGCTGACTTACTGCAAATATCAGGTTTGTCTCATGGTACTGGAGTTTGGCTTGGTAACGCGCAAGAGCTTATAAAGAATAACACTTGTAACATTAAGACCGTTATCGGTTGTCGTGATGACATCATGCTCTTCTTAATTTATAAAGCGGGAATGGATGCGAGCTTGGCCTTTAAAATTACCGAGAGTGTTCGTAAAGGTAAAGGTTTGTCTGACGAATGGATCGAGGAAATGAAAAAGTGCAAGGTTCCACAATGGTATATTGATTCTTGTCTGAAAATTCAATACATGTTCCCGAAGGCGCATGCTGCTGCATACGTAATTTCTGCAGTACGTACCGCCTACTTCAAGCTGTATCATCCTATTGAATATTATGCGACCTATTTCTCTGTTCGTGCAGCGGATTTTGATATTGAATTATGCTGTAAGGGATATGAAGCGATCAACCGTCAGATCGTAGAAATTGAGCAAAAAGGATTTCAAGCTTTGCCTAAGGAAAAGGCTATGTTGCCTGTCCTTGAGATGGCTTTGGAGATGACTGCACGTGGGTTTACATTCAAAAACATTGATCTTTACCGTTCGGAAGCGAATAAGTTTATTGTTGATGACAAGAGTTTGATTCCCCCGTTTTCCGCATTAGCGGGAATTGGTGAGAATGCTGCTATCAACATAGCGGCTGCGAAAGATGCTGGGGAGTTCCTTTCTATTGAGGATTTCCAGCAGAAATCCAAGGCGAGTAAGACAGTAATTGAGTTGCTAACCAATATGGGCTGCTTCCGCGGCTTACCGGAGAGCAATCAACTTTCCCTATTTTAA
- the proS gene encoding proline--tRNA ligase, which produces MAKDKQFVTEITPQSEDFSRWYIDVIKKGDLMDYSPVRGCIVFKPEGYEIWEHIQEEMNRRLKETGHRNAYFPVFIPESFFQKEKDHIEGFNPELPWVTEAGGDVLEERLAVRPTSETMFGHMYSKWIQSYRDLPVLINQWANVVRWEKRTLPFIRTTEFLWQEGHTAHENEAEAREETMKMLDNYRDFAETFLAIPVITGQKTPSERFAGAVDTYSIEAMMKDGRAVQAATSHYLGTKFATAFEIQYLSRDNNLEYVHTTSWGSTTRLIGSLIMVHGDDRGLVLPPKVAPTQVIMIPIGPPKTREAVIGRTDELFKELKNAGVRVRVDDRSDVTPGWKFNEYEMRGIPVRLELGPRDMENGVCVIVSRVTGEKKVIQQENLVEEVQAMLEQVHNEMFERALKFREDHFYSVDSLEEMKASMEEKRGFALAGWCGSEECESKVKEETGAGSRNIPFDPAEKKQVCICCGKPAEHTVVFAKAY; this is translated from the coding sequence ATGGCAAAAGATAAGCAATTCGTTACGGAAATCACGCCGCAAAGCGAGGATTTCTCACGCTGGTATATTGATGTTATTAAAAAAGGAGACTTGATGGACTATTCTCCTGTTCGTGGCTGTATCGTATTTAAGCCAGAGGGCTATGAAATATGGGAGCATATTCAGGAGGAAATGAACCGTCGCCTCAAGGAAACTGGGCATCGTAATGCTTATTTTCCAGTGTTCATTCCAGAGAGTTTCTTTCAAAAGGAAAAGGATCATATTGAAGGCTTTAATCCCGAGCTGCCATGGGTAACTGAGGCAGGTGGTGACGTGCTTGAAGAACGTCTGGCAGTCCGTCCTACCTCTGAGACCATGTTCGGGCATATGTACTCCAAATGGATTCAGTCCTATCGTGACCTTCCTGTTCTTATCAATCAATGGGCGAACGTGGTTCGTTGGGAGAAGCGTACTTTACCATTTATCCGCACCACAGAGTTTCTTTGGCAAGAAGGACATACTGCGCATGAGAATGAAGCCGAAGCTCGTGAAGAAACCATGAAGATGCTGGATAACTATCGTGATTTTGCCGAGACTTTCCTTGCTATTCCGGTAATTACTGGACAGAAGACGCCTTCCGAGCGTTTTGCTGGTGCAGTAGATACGTATTCTATTGAAGCGATGATGAAAGATGGACGTGCTGTTCAGGCTGCTACCTCACATTACTTGGGTACCAAGTTTGCAACAGCATTTGAGATCCAGTATTTGAGCCGCGACAATAATTTAGAATATGTGCATACGACCTCATGGGGATCCACTACACGTTTGATTGGTTCGCTGATTATGGTGCATGGCGATGACCGTGGTCTTGTTCTGCCACCTAAGGTAGCGCCAACTCAAGTAATTATGATTCCAATCGGACCTCCTAAAACTCGCGAAGCCGTGATTGGACGGACGGACGAGCTGTTCAAGGAGCTGAAGAACGCAGGTGTTCGTGTACGTGTGGATGATCGTTCGGATGTAACGCCAGGGTGGAAGTTCAATGAATATGAAATGCGCGGTATACCTGTGCGCTTGGAGCTTGGACCACGCGATATGGAGAATGGCGTTTGCGTTATCGTATCACGTGTCACAGGTGAGAAGAAGGTTATTCAGCAGGAGAACCTTGTTGAAGAGGTACAAGCAATGCTCGAGCAGGTTCATAATGAAATGTTCGAACGTGCCCTGAAATTCCGCGAGGACCATTTCTATTCTGTAGATTCCTTGGAAGAGATGAAAGCTTCAATGGAAGAGAAACGCGGCTTTGCACTAGCTGGCTGGTGTGGTTCCGAAGAATGCGAGTCCAAAGTTAAGGAAGAGACAGGTGCGGGTAGCCGCAACATTCCTTTCGATCCGGCGGAGAAGAAGCAAGTCTGCATTTGCTGTGGCAAACCAGCTGAGCATACTGTGGTTTTTGCAAAGGCATATTAA
- the rseP gene encoding RIP metalloprotease RseP — MEMVQVVLLTVLMFFVLVTVHEWGHYYFAKRAGILVREFAIGFGPKLFSYKRNETQFTLRLLPFGGYARMAGEDPEIIEIGSGQTIAVRLGQDNKVKNIYLDALDTRKNVIRGEALHTDLENDLQIRLDVDGEVTTYDVHPQAMMIKGTQQTQIAPKDRQFGSKTVGQRALAIVAGPVMNFLLAFVLFAIHLQMVGIPVENPTYVKIGDVSEGMPAQEAGLQKGDIIVSINGEKIGADYQKMIDLTSESKGKEMKWMLQRGDETLNVTLVPRSMEGQEGGKIGITPELPTRKAGVGETLTGSGKAMVDTTEAIFLGFKQLINKFNMDDIGGPVRTFEVTGQIAQQGIQYLTYWAAILSLYLGIFNLLPIPALDGSRLAFLGVEALRGKPVDPSREGMVHFVGFALLFLLMIAVTYNDILRLISG, encoded by the coding sequence TTGGAAATGGTTCAAGTCGTTTTATTAACGGTGCTCATGTTTTTTGTCCTGGTGACTGTACATGAATGGGGTCACTATTATTTTGCCAAACGCGCCGGTATTCTCGTGAGGGAATTTGCTATCGGTTTCGGTCCGAAACTGTTTTCTTATAAACGGAATGAGACACAGTTCACTTTGCGTTTACTGCCTTTTGGCGGTTATGCTCGGATGGCTGGTGAAGATCCAGAGATTATTGAAATTGGCTCAGGACAGACAATTGCAGTAAGACTCGGTCAGGATAACAAAGTAAAAAATATTTATCTGGACGCACTGGATACACGTAAAAATGTTATCCGTGGTGAGGCTTTGCATACTGATCTCGAGAATGATCTGCAGATCCGCTTGGATGTGGATGGCGAAGTTACTACTTATGACGTTCATCCTCAAGCGATGATGATTAAAGGAACGCAGCAGACTCAAATTGCGCCTAAAGATCGTCAATTCGGCAGCAAGACTGTGGGTCAGCGTGCACTGGCTATTGTTGCGGGTCCTGTGATGAACTTCCTGTTAGCCTTTGTTCTGTTTGCCATCCATTTGCAAATGGTTGGTATTCCAGTTGAGAACCCTACTTATGTTAAGATCGGAGACGTCTCTGAAGGAATGCCGGCACAAGAGGCGGGATTGCAGAAGGGTGACATTATTGTCTCCATCAACGGTGAGAAGATTGGTGCCGATTACCAAAAAATGATTGACTTAACCTCGGAGTCCAAAGGGAAAGAAATGAAATGGATGCTGCAACGTGGGGATGAGACCCTTAACGTGACTCTCGTTCCTCGTAGCATGGAGGGACAAGAAGGCGGTAAAATTGGGATTACACCTGAGCTTCCTACCCGCAAAGCAGGGGTTGGAGAGACGTTGACAGGTTCAGGTAAAGCTATGGTCGATACGACAGAAGCTATCTTTCTGGGCTTTAAGCAATTGATCAATAAATTCAATATGGATGATATTGGAGGTCCGGTTCGTACCTTTGAAGTAACCGGTCAAATTGCCCAACAAGGGATTCAGTATCTTACCTATTGGGCTGCTATCCTAAGCTTGTATCTGGGGATTTTCAACCTATTACCGATTCCAGCACTCGATGGAAGCCGTCTGGCGTTCCTAGGCGTGGAAGCATTACGCGGTAAACCTGTAGATCCGAGTCGCGAAGGTATGGTTCACTTTGTTGGATTTGCACTGTTATTTTTATTAATGATTGCTGTTACGTATAATGATATTTTACGTTTGATCAGCGGCTAA
- a CDS encoding 1-deoxy-D-xylulose-5-phosphate reductoisomerase, producing the protein MKKISVLGSTGSIGTQTLDVIAMHPDSFQVDGLAAGTNTALLLEQIRRFHPRRVSVATKELADEIRSSLPSGIQLYSGSEGLVEVAAGGDAEMVVTAVMGSVGLQSTLAAIEAGKHIGLANKETLVTAGHLVTELANRKGVKLLPIDSEHSAIFQCLNGENLADIACITLTASGGSFRDFTRDQLKNVTVEDALRHPNWSMGAKITIDSATMVNKGLEVIEAHWLFGLPYEQVNVLLHPESIIHSYVEFRDSSIIAQLGNPDMRVPIQYALTYPERWESPAQRLSLAEIGRLTFREMDYERFPALKLAMDCGKAGGTATTAFNAANEIAVARFLSHEIPFLRIEEIIGEVLHRHVNEDNPNLEQIESCDKRVRELAATL; encoded by the coding sequence ATGAAAAAAATAAGTGTTCTTGGTTCCACGGGTTCAATCGGCACTCAGACTCTAGATGTCATCGCTATGCACCCAGACTCTTTTCAAGTAGATGGCTTGGCGGCTGGAACGAATACAGCGTTATTGCTGGAACAAATTCGCCGGTTTCACCCGCGTCGTGTTTCTGTTGCAACAAAGGAACTGGCTGATGAGATTAGATCCAGTCTACCTTCGGGTATACAGCTATACAGCGGGAGTGAAGGTCTTGTTGAGGTGGCTGCTGGTGGGGATGCCGAAATGGTCGTAACGGCTGTTATGGGTAGTGTAGGCCTCCAATCCACGTTAGCTGCCATCGAAGCAGGCAAACATATTGGACTAGCCAATAAAGAGACATTGGTAACGGCAGGACATCTTGTTACTGAACTAGCTAATCGTAAAGGTGTTAAATTGCTGCCTATTGATAGCGAGCATTCCGCTATTTTTCAGTGCTTAAATGGTGAGAATCTTGCGGATATTGCTTGTATCACTTTAACAGCTTCTGGTGGATCTTTCCGAGATTTCACTCGTGATCAACTCAAAAATGTAACGGTAGAAGATGCACTTCGTCATCCAAATTGGAGCATGGGCGCGAAAATCACGATTGATTCTGCTACAATGGTGAATAAAGGGCTTGAGGTCATTGAAGCGCATTGGTTATTCGGTCTACCTTATGAACAAGTAAATGTACTTTTGCATCCAGAGAGTATCATTCACTCTTATGTGGAGTTCCGCGATAGCAGTATCATTGCTCAGCTTGGAAATCCCGATATGCGTGTCCCTATTCAATATGCGCTTACGTATCCGGAACGCTGGGAGTCACCGGCACAGCGTTTATCGTTAGCTGAAATTGGCCGTTTGACTTTCCGAGAAATGGATTATGAACGGTTCCCTGCGCTTAAGCTAGCGATGGATTGTGGGAAAGCTGGAGGGACAGCTACTACTGCTTTTAATGCTGCAAATGAAATCGCTGTTGCTCGTTTCTTGAGTCATGAGATCCCATTCCTGCGCATAGAGGAGATTATCGGGGAAGTGCTTCATCGTCATGTTAACGAGGACAATCCGAATCTGGAACAAATTGAATCCTGTGATAAACGTGTTCGTGAGTTGGCGGCAACGCTGTAG
- a CDS encoding phosphatidate cytidylyltransferase, which produces MKQRLITGIVAGALFLGLCVLGNWPYQLLLTAMAFIGFYEFVKMIGIPALSGSTVLGYAAILSFMIPWNLLGISAPLSWEQGIWILLLLFLLVTVFTKNKLDIRVTALLFTGIVYIGMGFSYMAMARASDDGHGLFWTFLLLFCIWGSDAGAYFVGRSMGKNKLWPAISPNKTVEGAVGGVLISMLIAIVFAIFAPEHLAIGRALLIGLSCAVLGQLGDLVQSAYKRAYGIKDSGTLLPGHGGILDRCDSWIIVFPFVHIVMLMPYY; this is translated from the coding sequence TTGAAGCAGCGATTGATTACCGGAATTGTTGCCGGAGCACTATTTTTAGGCTTATGTGTGTTGGGGAACTGGCCATATCAGTTGTTACTTACTGCCATGGCTTTTATCGGATTTTATGAATTTGTGAAAATGATAGGGATACCTGCACTTTCCGGTTCTACCGTTCTTGGTTATGCAGCCATTCTAAGTTTCATGATCCCTTGGAATTTGCTTGGGATCTCTGCACCCTTATCGTGGGAACAAGGAATTTGGATTCTGCTGCTGTTGTTCCTTTTAGTTACAGTTTTTACTAAAAATAAATTGGATATTCGAGTAACAGCATTGCTGTTTACTGGTATAGTATACATTGGAATGGGTTTTTCTTATATGGCCATGGCTCGTGCATCGGATGACGGACATGGTTTGTTCTGGACTTTTTTGCTCCTTTTCTGTATATGGGGTAGTGATGCCGGGGCTTACTTTGTTGGGAGAAGCATGGGAAAGAACAAGCTTTGGCCAGCAATTAGTCCTAACAAAACGGTGGAAGGTGCGGTAGGCGGAGTTCTGATCTCGATGCTGATAGCGATCGTTTTTGCAATATTTGCTCCTGAACATCTAGCGATTGGACGAGCGCTCCTTATAGGGCTTTCTTGTGCGGTTTTGGGTCAGCTTGGTGATCTTGTGCAATCTGCCTATAAACGTGCTTATGGTATCAAAGATTCAGGTACACTTCTGCCTGGTCACGGTGGTATTCTTGATCGTTGTGACAGCTGGATTATCGTATTTCCATTCGTACATATCGTAATGCTTATGCCTTACTATTAA
- a CDS encoding isoprenyl transferase, with protein sequence MIKRVQAWLSRKDRQQPVEISPDNIPRHVAVIMDGNGRWAKRRGLPRVVGHQNGMKAVKRATIAADELGVEFLTMYAFSTENWKRPKEEVDYLMRLPVEFLAIELDELIEKNVQVRMMGDTDALPSYTRKAMEEAVSRTQGNTGLILNFALNYGGRKEIEDCMRSIGKDIQSGALSPDDITTELIDSRMLSGGLPDPDLLIRTSGEMRLSNFMLWQLAYSELWFTDVYWPEFNKEHLHQAVAEYQRRTRRYGGLK encoded by the coding sequence ATGATCAAACGGGTTCAAGCGTGGCTGAGCCGTAAAGACAGGCAACAGCCAGTCGAGATTTCACCGGATAACATTCCCCGGCATGTGGCTGTTATTATGGACGGCAATGGGCGTTGGGCTAAGCGTCGCGGGTTGCCGCGCGTTGTGGGTCATCAGAATGGCATGAAGGCTGTTAAACGTGCTACAATCGCTGCAGACGAACTAGGTGTTGAGTTTTTGACGATGTATGCGTTCTCGACAGAAAATTGGAAACGACCAAAGGAAGAAGTCGATTATCTGATGCGCTTGCCAGTGGAGTTTCTAGCCATTGAGCTTGATGAACTGATTGAGAAGAATGTCCAAGTACGTATGATGGGGGATACGGATGCATTACCTTCATATACACGCAAGGCTATGGAAGAAGCGGTTTCCCGGACACAGGGCAATACTGGACTTATATTGAATTTTGCTCTTAATTATGGGGGACGTAAAGAAATTGAGGACTGCATGCGCAGCATTGGTAAGGACATCCAATCAGGGGCTTTGTCACCGGATGATATTACGACTGAGTTAATCGATAGCCGAATGTTATCGGGTGGGTTACCAGATCCGGATTTGCTTATACGTACAAGTGGAGAAATGCGACTTAGCAATTTCATGCTATGGCAGCTTGCTTATAGTGAGCTGTGGTTTACTGATGTGTATTGGCCCGAGTTTAATAAAGAGCATTTACATCAGGCAGTCGCTGAATATCAACGCCGTACACGCCGTTATGGTGGACTGAAGTAG
- the frr gene encoding ribosome recycling factor: protein MPQSVKKNAEERMDKAILSLKRDLATLRAGRATTSLLDRIQVEYYGSPTPINQLANISTPDSRTLLIQPWDKTSMSDIERAIMKSDIGLTPANDGTIIRLSIPPLTEERRTDLVKLTKKFGEEAKVAIRNIRRDANDDIKKMEKNGISEDESRGHQEDIQKTTDKFIAEVDKVLVSKEKEIMEV from the coding sequence ATGCCACAATCGGTCAAAAAAAATGCCGAAGAGCGTATGGACAAAGCGATTTTATCGCTGAAACGTGACTTGGCAACATTGCGGGCAGGACGTGCAACAACATCACTGCTAGATCGCATTCAAGTTGAGTATTATGGTTCCCCTACTCCAATCAATCAGCTGGCGAATATCAGTACTCCGGATTCCCGGACACTGTTGATCCAGCCGTGGGACAAAACATCGATGTCTGACATTGAACGGGCGATCATGAAATCGGATATCGGTTTAACGCCTGCTAATGACGGCACAATCATTCGTCTTTCTATTCCTCCGCTGACTGAAGAGCGTCGGACGGATTTGGTGAAATTGACGAAGAAATTTGGTGAAGAAGCGAAAGTAGCGATCCGCAACATTCGCCGTGATGCCAACGATGATATTAAGAAGATGGAGAAAAACGGTATCTCGGAAGATGAGTCCCGTGGCCATCAGGAAGACATTCAAAAGACAACGGATAAGTTCATAGCCGAGGTCGACAAAGTGCTTGTATCTAAAGAAAAAGAGATTATGGAAGTATAA